Within the Opitutaceae bacterium TAV5 genome, the region GGGGGGCGTTCGAGGTCGTCGCTCGCGTCAGCGGCTTCGACATGGACGACGACCTGTTCACCGGCGCCGGCAGCCTCAGTTCCTCCACCAACGTCACCGGAGCCTTCGCCTACGGAGCCGGCCTCAACTGGTATCTCAACCAGAACGTCCGTCTCCTCTTCAGTGTAGAGAAAACCGAATACGACGGCGGCGGTTCCGCCAGCACGCTCAAGGGCGCGCAGGCCGACGAACTCTACCTCTTCACCCGCCTCCAGCTCCAGTTCTGACGCGCCCGGCCCCGTTTCTGCTACACACCTCCACACCTTCCTCGCCAACACACGACTTCCTTCAACCATGAAACACATCCGCGCCCTCGCGCGCACTCTCGCACTCACGCTCGCCCTGACGCTCGCCGCCACGGCCGGCGTCACCGCCCTCGCGGCCGACCTCACCGTCTTCGCCGCCGCCAGCCTCTCCGACGCGCTCCGGGAACTTGCTCCCGGCTACACCCGGGCCACCGGCGACAAGCTCCGCTTCAACCTCGCCTCGTCCGGCGCCCTCACCCGGCAGATTCGCGAAGGCGCTCCCGCCGACGTCATCATCTCGGCCGACGAACTCCGCGTCGACCAGCTCGAAAACGGCGGCCTGCTCCTTGCCGGCACCCGCCGTACTGTTCTGGCCAATACCCTCGTCCTCGTCGTCGCCGCCGACCGCCCCGCGCCGGTCGCCACGATGGCCGATCTCGCCAAACCGGAAGTCCGTCGCGTCGCTTTCGGCGATCCCGCGACCGTCCCGGTCGGCACGTATTCGAAAGAATACCTCGGCAAGCTCGGCCTCTGGGACGGGCTTCAGTCCAAAACGGTCTTCGTGGACAACGTCCGCGCCGTGCTGGCCGCCGTCGAGGCCGGCAATGCCGACGCCGGCATCGTTTACAAGACCGACGCCCTGATTTCGAAAAAGGTGAAAATCGCCGTCGAGGTGCCGCTCGCCGAAGGCCCGTCGATCACCTATCCGGCCGCCGTCATCAAGGCCACGAAATCGCCCGAAGCGTCGAAGAAATTCGCCGCCTGGCTCTCCACGCCCGAGGCCCAGGCCGTCTTCGCCAAATACGGTTTCCTGCCGCCACAATAACCAACCGCGACGTTTCAACAGGAGACAACGGAGCGAACGGAGAAAAAGATACTGCCCGGAAGCCTTTCCCCGTCTCCGTTCCCTCTGTTGGCTCCTGTCGGAACCCATTCAATCCTTGTCCGAAACCCTCCACATCACGCTCTTCACCCTCGCCATCGCGCTCGCCAGCACGCTGCTCATCCTGCCCCCCGGCGTCGCGCTCGCCTGGCTCCTTTCCCGCCGCGCCTGGCCGGGCAAGGCCGTCGTGGAAACCCTCGTCGCCCTGCCCCTCGTCATCCCGCCTGTCGCCACCGGACTCATCCTCCTGAAACTCTTCGGCCGCCGCAGTCCGCTCGGCAGCTTTCTGGAAAACACGCTCGGCCTCGAAATCGTCTTTACCTGGAAAGCCGTCCTCATTGCCACCGCCGTCATGTCGTTTCCCCTCTTCGTGCGCACCGCGCGCGTCGCCTTCGAGGAGATCGACCCGCGCTTCAACCAGGTGGCCCGCACCCTCGGCGCCGGCCCGTGGGACGCCTTTTTTACGGTCACGCTCCCGCTCGCCACGCGCGGCCTGCTCGCCGGCAGCGTGCTCGCCTTTGCCCGCGCGCTCGGGGAATTCGGCGCCACCATCATGATCGCCGGCATGATCCCGGGCGAAACCATCACGCTCGCCCTCGGCATCTACCACCACGTGCAGCTCGGCCGCGACGCCGAGGCCACCGTCCTGCTCGTCATCTCCATCGCCCTCGCCTTCGTCGCCCTCTGGCTCAGCGAAAAACTCGTCCGCAAGACAATCGCCACATGATATCAACGCGCCAGGAGTTCCGGATTTTTACACAAAGGGCGCAAAGAACGCAAAGACTTGCCGATGGCCTCCTTCGCGCCCTTGGCGATCTTTGTGTAATATCCAGAACATTCGGGACGCCGCTATGAAAACCCCATTTTTCAAACCGGATGGCCACAAAAAGGCACAAAAGAACACGCCGCGCATGGAACCCTCCATCGCGCTTATAAGCGCACGGGAGACTCCCCACGGGCAGAAGGATTTTTTGTGCCTTTTTGTGGCCATTCCCTCCGGCTGAAAACTCCGCCCGATGTCTTCCGCACCCGTCATCCAGGCCCGTTTCCGGGTTGCCTACGCCGGCTTCACGCTCGACGTCGATCTCGACCTGCCCGGCCGCGGTGTCACCGCGCTCTTCGGCCATTCCGGCTCCGGCAAGACCACCTGCCTGCGCGCCCTCGCCGGCCTCGAACCCGCCGCCACCGGATACCTCTCCGTCAATGGCGAAATCTGGCAGGACAGCGACCGTCGTCACTTCCTCCCCACGCATCGCCGCGCCCTCGGCTACGTTTTCCAGGAAGCCAGCCTCTTCCCCCATCTCACCGTGTCGCAGAATCTCGGCTACGGCCGCAAACGCCGGCGCCCCCTTCCCGGCCTCCCCTCCCCCGACTTTCGCGGCATGATCGAACTCCTCGGCATCGGTCATCTGCTCGACCGCCGGCCGCAAAGCCTTTCCGGCGGCGAACGCCAGCGCGTCGCCATCGCCCGCGCCCTGCTCGCCTCGCCGCGCCTGCTCCTCATGGACGAGCCTCTCGCCGCGCTCGACCACGCCCGCAAGGCCGAAATCCTTCCCTGGCTCGAACGCCTGCGCGATGCGCTCGACATCCCCGTCCTCTATGTGAGCCATTCGCCCGACGAGGTGACGCGCCTCGCCGACCACCTCGTCCTCCTCTCCGCCGGCCGCGTCATCGCCAGCGGTCCGCTCGCCGACACCCTGGCGCGTCTCGATCTTCCCGCCGGATTCTTCGACGACGCCAGCGTGGTCATCGAAGGCGTTGTTACCGCACACGACGCCGCCTACAACCTTTCCACGCTCGCCTTTCCCGGCGGGCAGCTCCACATCACGCGTCCCGCTCCCGAAGTCACCGGTCACCGGCTCCGTGTCCGGATCAAGGCTGGCGATGTGAGCCTCACCCGCGAGCGGCCGGCCGTCACGACCATCGCCAACATCCTGCCGGCGACGATCCTCACCGAAGCCGCCGCCGCCGATCCGGGCCATGTTCTCCTCGGTCTCGATCTCGGCGACGGCACGCGCCTCTCGGCCCGCATCACCCGCCACTCCCGCGACCGCCTCGGCCTCGCTCCCGGTCAGCAAGTCTGGGCCCAGATCAAGGCCGTCGCCGTGCTGGCGTGAGCACCGGTCACATTCAGAATGGAAACCCGAGCGAAAACAGCACCGTGCCGGCCGGATCGCCGGAGCGGCGGTTGAGGTTGTAGCCGTACTCCAGGCGCAGCGGGCCGATGATCGTCTGGTAACGCACGCCCGCGCCAACCGAAAACAGCGTCTCGTCGAACGGATAGTCGCCGATGTCCGCCGCTGTGCCGAGCCCGTCGAGGAACACCACCGCCGACCAGTTGCCGGTCACGCGCTGCTCGAACTCGATGTTCACGACCACCTCGCTGCGCGCGCCGACGTAGTCGCCGTTGGCGTCGCGGGGCGCGGCCTTGCCCGAAGCATAACCGCGGATCGAGTTTTCGCCGCCGGGGAAAAACAGCTTGTTGACCGGGATCCGGTCGCTGCCGAACACCACGCCGTGCGTCAGCCCGAGGTGCAGCCAGCGCTCCCCGCCAAGCGGCACATGCCACGACGCGTCGAACTCCAGCCGCTCGTAATCCACGTCACCCCCGAGCCATTTCGCGGCGTCCTCCACCTGCACATACCAGCGCCACCCGCGTCGCGGAAGCAGCGGATTGTCGCGGCGGTCCTGCACAAGCGTGAAGTTGAGGCTGCCCACCCGCGAGGTGTCGAGGTCGGTCGCGCTCGTGCCGAGCGTGTTGTCGCGCGTGCCCAGCGACTCGAACGTGTACCCCGTCGTCGCCTCCACCCGCCAGCGGCGGAACACCCGCCGCAGGAGGAGGCTGCCGCCGTACTCCTCGCGGTCGAACGACTCCTCCTCGCGCAGCAGGCCGAACACCTTGACGCTGCCGTCGATATTCGGGCCGAGCAGCTCGGGCACCGAGTAGGTATAGTCGCCCTGCGAACTCTTCATCGACTGCACCAGCTCCAGTCGCGACCGGTGCGCCTTCCCCCTGAGATTGTTTTGCCGCAGCTCGATGCCTCCGCGAAGCTGCTCATAGCTTCCGTATCCGAAAAGTAGTGACGCATCCCATCGTGGCTGCTCGCGCAGGAGAAACACCACGTCGCGCTCCGGCCCCGTCGGCGGCTCGTTCTTCGAATCCACGAGATCGAACACGCCCAGGCGGCTCAGCCGCAGGCGCGCCCGTTCCACCTTCTGTGGATCGAGCGGATCGCCGGGATGAACCGGGCTCTTGCTCCGGAGCAGTTTTTCATTCGTCCGTCCGGCTCCCTCAAACCGCACCCCCGCGACATGCACCTCCTCGCCGGAGATCGCCCGGACTGTGACGGCCACGCGCCGCGCGCCATCCTCCGCCAGCTCCTTCTCCGGTTGCGCCCCGACCGTCACGCGGGCATCGGCGTACCCGACATCATAGTACGCATTGCGCACCGCGACCTCGATATCCTGCGCCACCAGGCGCGTCCAGGGCGTGCCCGTCCCGGGCAGCTCCACCTTCTGCAACGGTTCCTCCTTTCCCTCGGCCTCGCGTTGCAGCCCGCCGATCCGCCAGAGCGGACCGGGCTCCACCGCGACCTGCACGCGCACATCGCCCGTCTCCGGATCGCGCTGCTCGCCGGCCACGCGGGTGCGCGCCTCCATGTAGCCGCGGTCGCGGAGCGTCTCGCGCAGGGAGAGGAGGCCGCGGTCGAGTTTCCCCGGAGAAAACGCCTTGGCATCCGCCGGCGTGAACAGGCCCAGGTTAGCCATGAAAAATTCCCTCGCCTCCTTTTCCGTGATCACCGCCGCGCCGCCGTCAGGCCGGGTGGCCAGGCTTTCCAGTCCGGAGAACGTCACCTCGCGCAACGTGTAGCGCCGGCCCGTGATCACGTGAAGCGTGACCGCGTATGTCGCCAGCGGACGCGGCAGGGTGGTCGTGAGCGCGCTGTCGAGTTCGTGGGAAAACGGGACGCCGTCGGTGGTGACGCCGGAGGCGACAATACGGGCCTGGAGATAGCCCTGTTCGATCATGCCGGAGAGCAGGATAAGCGTGGCATCCTCGATGGTGTTGGCATCGACGGTTTCGCCGCGCCCCTCACCGAGCACGAGGTCGAGCGTGCGCCGCGCCTGGTAGTTGTCCCACCAGCCGAGGCCGCGCACCGTGAGTTCGGCGCGGTGATGCGGCGTCGTCGCCGGCGGCGGAGATGCTTCGCTGGCGGGGAGCGCGTCGGCGGCAGGGAGCCGGAGCGCGGCGAGGAAAAAGAGCAGAAAGACGCCGGCAAACGCGGTTGCGCCCCCGTGGCACGGGCTTCCAGCCCGCGGGCGTTGCGTGGCATGGGCTTCCAGCCCATGAACGTTGCCTCTCCGTCCGGCGTGGCACGGGCTTTTTCCGCCAATCGCCCGTGCTCCCGGAGCACATGGCCAAGATGGCCATGCCACGCAATCCCACGGGCTGGAAGCCCGTGCCACGCGAACCGGCCCGGCGTTCACGGCGCGCCTCCCTTCCCGGATCCCCCGGGTGTATCCGTTTTTTCATTATCCGCCTCCGCCTTCGCCGGCGGTTCGGGCAACTCCGCCCGCTTCGGCGTGAAACGCCATTTCACACCCGCGTTGTAGCCGTCGAATTCGTCGTATTCGCCGACCACCGCCCAGCGACCGCCGAGCGCGTATTCAACGGCATAAGTCTCCTTGCCCTGGCGCGAAAGCTTTTCCCCGCTGCGAATGGTCAGCCGCTCGCTCGTACCGTCGTCCACGCCAAGCTGCCGCAACACGTCCGCGCCCACGTAGGTGCCGAAGCGGGCCAGGCGCGACGAACTGGCGGAAAACGAACTCTCCGTCGGCGCCATGCCCGCCATGACGAGCATCAGCACCTGCTCCGAGTCCAGCGCCGGGCTGGAAAAGAACTGCACGGTCGGATCGGTCGCGGTGCCACCCAGTTCCATCCGCAGATCGTAGTCGTAGCGCTGCGCGGTGCCCGTGAGTTGCAGGCGCGGTTCGTAAGGTGAAGCCTCCGTGAGACGGATACCGCCGCCTTCCTGCACGACAAAGGTCGTGAACGGGAAAATCACGCGTCCGTCCTCCACCGTCGCCTCGCCGACGGCACGCGGATTGCCGAGCGTGCCGGCGAGGTTGAAGCGCGCCGAGACGAGCCCGGCAAACACCGGCGTGCGCACCCGCAGGAAACGCTGGCCGCGCAGCGACACATCGATTTCCCAGTCCCGAAAGGGCGGCTCCTCCACGGAGAAATACGGCGGACGCCGCGACGCCCCGCGCGTCCCGCCCGGCAGCAGCGAGGTGAGATCGGCCAGAAACATGCTCTCGCGCAACCGCACCTCGCCGCTGATCCGGCCGCCCCCGCTATCGTCGTCGAGCGAACGCGCCGCCAGGTCGAGATCGCCGCGCACGACGAGCCCCGCCTGCCGGACAAACGGCACGTTCTGCCCGCGCAGGGTCACATCGACTCGCGGACGTCCGCCGCGCGGCCAGTCGGCCTTGCCGGCCAGCGTCACCGGCTGTCCTCCGGCCAGCGCCTTGAGCGACTCCACCTCGACCGTCCGTTCATGGAACCGCAGATGCGCCTCGATCTGCTGCAACACGCCGAGCGGCCCGAGCGGCCGCGACGCCGCGCCTTCCAGGACGAGCGTGCCCTCCAGGCGCTGGCGCGGACCGTAACGGATGTCGGTCGAAACTTCGCCCGCCGGCGCGAGGTACGTGGGCATGTAGCGCGCGAGCGACGCCACCTTCGCTTTCGTGATGTGCAGCTCGCCCTCGGCGCGTTCGCGGACGAGTCCGGACCACGTTTCAGGCAGGCTCGCCCATTCGTCGGCGCGGACCGGCAGCTTGCCCGAAACGGAAACCGGCTGGCCGTCGATGTCGACCCGCGCCACCGGCATGCGCAGGCCCTCGCGTCCGTCGAAAACGAGTTCGACGCGCGCATCCGTCACCGCGGGCAATGTAAACGGCAGCCGCCCCGCCGGGATTTCCAGTTGCGTGGCGGCGAGCGTGAGCGAGCCGCGCGGCTCGCCCACCGTGCCCTCGACGCGCCCGTGCAGCGTGGCGCCCGAAAGTTTCACGCCGGTCAGTTCCGCCAGCGTTTCCTGCCAGCCGGCGCCGTCGCGCGAGGCGATTTCGAAAGCAAACGGCACCTCTTCGCTCAACCGGAACCATCCCTCGCGCCGCGCGTGCAAGGTCGCCGGAAACCGTCCGGAGGCCTCGGCCAGCACGGCGTCGCGCGCGCGGATCTGCGCGGTACGCAGCTCGATGCCGCCACTGCCGGCGTCGCCCGCGCCCGTCGCGAGGTCGACGGTGACCGATACCCTCTCGCCGGGCAGGGGCGTATCCGCGGAAAACGCACCGCGCAGCGTGCCCGCTATCGGCGCGTCGGGCGACGTCCAGGAGAGATCGGCGGCGAGCGACGACAACGCGAAGCCGGACGTCGTCACCGCTGCGGGAACCTGCCGCACCCAGTCGGTCAGGAGAGCGGCGGTGACCGAACGGATTTCGAATTTCAGCCGCCCCGCGCCGTCGGCGGCGGGGGTTTTGAGCGAGGCTTCGGCCGAGAGGAAAAAGGAGGACGATGGCAGGCTGGCGCCGGAGCGGCGGCTTTCCAGCCGCTGCCGTGAATCGTCCGGAGTCGAAGGTACCTCGCGAGAATCAGCAGAGGGCGATTTCCCGTCCGGCAAGGCAGCGGCTGGAAAGCCGCCGCTCCCCAAGGTCATCGGGGAGATTTCGAGCAGCGTCTCGCCGCCCTGGCGGACGGTCACCGGTGCAAGCAGTTCGGCAAAAGGCTCGCCGCCGCGCAGCCAGCGCAACGAAGAAAGAGTCACTTCCATCTCGCCATCCGGCGACGTCGCGGGACGGAAGCTGCCGGCGAGTTCGATGGCGGCGGCATTGTCCGCTGTCGCCGCCGAAAGCTGCGAAAAATCGACCGCCGCTCCTTCGCCGGACCACACAACGCGGAACGAAAGCGGTTTCGGCGCCGGTGCGGATGCCGACGCCGCGGGCCGCACCCACTCCGCGGATTCCACCGTCAGTTTCCCTTCATGCTCCGGGGCGGCGAGCGGTCCGCGGGCGTGTCCTTCCAGTATCAGATTTTCGAACACAACATCGCCCGCCTCCGCCGGCAGCCAGGGCGCGAGCGCCGCGGCGTTTTTGAGCGAAACCTCCAACCGGGTGTCGGCGAGAATCCGGGTTTCCACGTTGTAGCCGCCGGAAAGTTTGATCTCTCCGCCCGCCTCCGGCAGTGCGAGGGTCGCCGCCGCAATCGCGACCTCCGGCCAGCGCACCTCACCCCGGATGTCCGCGTCGCCGATCGCCTTTCCCTGCCAGGCGAGTCCGTGCCCGTCGAGCGTGAACACCACGGCAAGCGCGCCGGCTCCGGCCGCGCCCATCGCATCGGCGGGATTGAACGAAGCGCGACCGCTGGCGCGGCCGGCCAGACCGGAGACGGCCAGCGCGCCGAGATCGACCTCGAAATCGAATTGCGACCGCTCGGTCAGCAGCTTGCCGGTAGTCGAGATCGCAAACGGCTCCAGGAGATGCGCGCGGCCTTGCGGCGCGGTGACTTCCAGCCGGCGGATCGTGATCGTCTCGCGGTCCCCGGAGGCTTCGGCAACGGCATGCACCGGCGGTGCGCCGGCGCCGCGGTCCGGCAATGGCTGCGCGCGGGCCTCGACGCGCGCGCGGTAGTTTCCGTTTTCCCAGGACAGCGACCAGTCACCGGCCAGATCGCCATAAGTATCCGTGCGATCCCAAAGCGCGGCCGGCAGACGCCAGCCCGCGCCGCGCGCAGTCAGCGTCTGCGGCAGCCAGGAATCGGCCAGCGTGGCTTCCAGCCCGGCTTCGTTGCCCTGCCAGTGGGCCACGGCGTCAACCCTGCCCCCGGCGGCGAGGGAGCCCTTCACGTCAAGCGCGCGGGCGGACGAAACCGCGGTGAACGAAAGCGCCGACGAGGGCGACGAGGAGACATCCGCCGAAGCATCCGCCGCTGCCGGCAGCACCACCGACAACTCCGCTTCCTCGTCGCGCCAGCCGACGCGGGCGGTGAGCGTCCGTTGCGCGTAGCCGAGTTGCGGCAGGTCAATTTCCTGGCCGGCGACAAGCACGCGGCCGTCGCTCGCATCGAGCCGGCCGAGGCCGCGCTCGAGCCAGCCGGCGATTTGCGCGGCCAGCGCCAGCGCCTCGTCCGGGTTCGGCGGCGGCGAACCGGCGTCCGCGCTCTTCGGCTTGTCGTCCTGTATCTCGACTTTCCAGCCACGCACCTGCGCGCGCGCATCGCGCGACCAGAGCCAGCGAGGCAAGTCAGCCGCCTCCACTTCGCCGGCCGTGAAACTCACACCACCGCCGGGTTGCGACCATGCCACATCGACCAGTCGGAAACGACCGCCTTCCACCGACTCGTAACGCGCGTAGCTCGCCCCGGCCACACGCGCGCCCAGCCACAAAATCGTCTGCTGCCACCACGGCAGGGTGACCACTGCCACGACAAGCCCGCCGAGGAAGAGCTTGCGCAGGCGACGCTTTTTTTTTCCGGACGAAGCGGTCATGTGGTCAGCGTGAAAAACAGCCCGTGAAACACACGAAAGGGCACGAAAAGCCGGACCACGGATTTTCCGGTGGTTTTTTCGTGTCCTTTCGTGTGTTTCACAGGCACTTTCTTTTTTTGTTTCGATTTGCACTCAGCCAGCGGCATGCGCCAGACCGTTGCGCTCGAGCAGCGCCGTCGGGTCGGGATCGCGGCCCATGAACTTGCGGAACAGATCGGCAGGCGGCTCGGAGTTGCCCTTGCTCAGGATGTGCTCGACGAACTGCGCGCCGACCTCCGGGGAAAAAAGCCCCTCGCGGCGGAAACGGGTGAACGCATCCGCGTCCAGCACCTCCGCCCACTTGTAGGAATAATAACCGGCGGCGTAGCCGACCGGGTCGCTGAAGAGGTGGCCGAAGCGCCGCACGATGGTCGGCGACGGCGGCTCGGTGGGGATCATGCAGTCGGCCACGACGGCGCGCGCCTTCGCCTCGAGATCGCCGTCGGCAAACTCGTCCGCGCGCAGGTGGAGCACGAGGTCCATTTTCGCGAACTGCATCTGGCGCATCGTGGCGCACGCGGAACGGAAATTGCGGGCGGCGACCATTTTTTCAAAAAGGTCGTCGGGAATCGGTGTATCCGTCTCGTAATGACGCGCGAAGAGATCAAGGCTCTCGCGTTCCCAGCACCAGTTTTCCATGATCTGCGAGGGCAGCTCGACAAAATCCCAGGCGACGTTGACACCGTTGAGCGATTTCACCGGCACCTCGCCGAGGAGGTGATGGAGCAAATGGCCGAATTCGTGGAAAATCGTCTCGACCTCGCGGTGTGTGAGCAGCGCCGGGCGGCCGGGCGAGGGCGGCGTAAGGTTGCCGCAAATGTAGCCGAGATGCGGCGCGCGCGTGCCGTCGGGGCGCGGTCCGCCGGTGACGAGATAACCCATCCACGCGCCGCCGCGCTTCGATTCGCGCGGATGCCAGTCGGCGTAAAACGACCCGATGTGGCGCCCGGCACGGTCGTGCATGTCGTAAAACTTCACATCCGGATGCCAGACTTCGACCTCGTGGCACGGGCTTTTTCCGCCAATCGCCCGTGCCCCTTTTTTCTCCGCAATCCGCAGCCCGAACACCCGCGAGGCCAGTTCAAACAGACCGGCGATCACCCGGCCGACCTCGAAGTACGGACGCAGCGCCTCGTCGTCGAACGTGTAGCGCTGCTGGCGGAGTTTTTCGGCAAAATACGGCACCGACCACGGCGCGAGCGGTCCGGCCGCCCCGGCCTGCCGGTTGCGCCCGCCCGCTGTTTTGCCGGCGAATTGTTCCAGTTCCTCGCATTCGCGCACGAACGCCGGCCGCGCCCGCCGCTCCATGTCCTCGACAAACGCAAGCGCCGCCGCCCCGCTGCCGGCCATGCGGCGTTCGAGGACGAGATCGGGAAAATGCGACTTGCCGAGCAGCCGCGCCTTCCCGGCGCGCAGGGCGAGGATGCGCTGCACGAGCGCGGTGTTGTCGTGCGGGGCCTGCGCGCCGACTTGGCTGGCGGCGGTCCAGACCTCGCGACGCAGCGCCTCGTCGTCGGCACGGGTGAGCACGGGTTCCTGTGACGGCGCATGAAGCGTGAAACGCCAGGCGGGTTTCGCTCCCTTGCCGTCGGCGTCGCCCTCGGGATCGTGAGAAAAACCCTTGTCGAGCGCGGACTGGCGGGCGGCGGCAAGAGCGTGGGCGGGCAGGCCGGCGAGGCGCGATTCGTCCTCGATCACGAGTTGCCAGGCATTGGTGGCGTCGAGCACGTTTTCCGAATATTTCTGGGTGAGCCCGGCGAGTTCGCTCTCGATCTGTTCGATGCGGGCGCGTTCGGCGTCGGGCAGGTCGGCGCCGGCCTGGCGGAAATCGGCCAGCGTTTCGTCCAGGAAACGTCGATACACGCCGGTGACCGCGGCGGCGGCGGGCGAGGCGGCAAAGGTCTTGAGGCGCTGCCAGAGGGCGTTGTTGAGCGGGATGCCGGCCAGGAAAGCGGAGACTTTCGGGAGCATCGCGTTGTGCGCCTCGCGCAGCGCGGGCGAGTCGCTGACGGATTGCAGGTGCGTGACCTTGCCCCAGGCAAAGTGAAGCGGCTCGGTGGCGCGCTCGAGGGCGAGGAAGGTGTTTTCAAAAGTGAGCCCGCCAGAGTCGAGCGCGGCGATGGCGTCGATGGCGGCCCGGGCGTCGGCAAGCGCCGTCTCGATCGCGGGTGGAATCAGTTCGGGCCGATGCTGCGACCAGCGGATGGCAAAGGCGGGATCGAGAAACGGATTGGCGGCGGAGCCGGAATGACCGGAAGTGGCGGCGGAACGGCGAGAGTCGGTGGCAATTGGCATGGAATGTCCGCCAAGCGAATCCGATGCCGCCGCCCGGGCAAGCCCGCGAGGCAGACAATCTCGCCGCACCCCGGCGACAACAGGGGCAGACCTCGACACCAGGGCTCCTGCCGGTCGACCTCGATCAGATTTTCCGACAAATAGGTTACTTTGCCTGAATTGTCGGAAAATAAAATCGGCTCTATCCACATTAAGATACATATCTTGTTTTTAATAATATAGTTAATTAAAAACGAGAGTACCATGAGAATTTGATTGATTTTGTCGGTTTTGTCTGAATTAATCTTGGCCATGTCTTTGGTTCCCCGGCAAGAAACCCACTCCAAAATCGACGCCGCCTACGCGACGCTCGAAGAGCGGATCACGTCCGGCCGCTGGGAAATCGGCGAGGTCATCCCGCGTGAGGGCGAACTGGCCGCCGAGCTCGGTTGCAGCCGTGACACCGTCAGCAAGGCGATTGCCCGCCTCGTCCATGCCGGCCTCGTCGAACGCCGGACCCGCGCCGGCACCCGTGTGCTGCGCAACACGCCGCTCGCCGCCGGCGGCAGCGGCTCCGCCCCCGTGCCCGCCGTGGAGCTGGATGCCTTTGCGTTCATTTTTCCAAGCAAGCGCCATGAAGGCGTGCGCCGCGTCATGAACGGTTTCCAGGACGCCGCCGACGAGGCCGGCCGTCGTGTGATGATGCTCTCGACCGGCGCCGATTATCAGAAGGAGGCCGAGTTCATCACCCGGTTGCAGGAATTCGACGTGAAGGGCGCGGTCATTTATCCTGCGCTGGCGAAGCCCGAAGATATCCTTTCGCTCTCGCAAATGCTCCTCGCCTCGCGCTATCCCATCGTGCTCGCCGAGGTCAACCTGCCCGGCTTCGGCCGTCCGGCAATTGTCGTGGACGGCTTTCACGCCGGCTATACGATGACGAAATACCTGATCGGCAAGGGCGCGAAAAAGATCGGTTTTGTCTCGAATTATTCGTGGACGACCACGATGCGGGACAAGTACCAGGGTTACCATCGCGCCCTGCAGGAGGCCGGTCTTCCCGAGCCGGCCAAGGGCGTGATGATGGACCCCGGGATGCACCCCAACTTCTCCGATCCGCTCGCCGAACCCACGCAGATCGGCCGTCATTACCTCGCTGGCGGAACGGATGCGGATGCCGTGGTCTGCGCCGATGATTATCTCGCCGCCGGCCTCGCGACCGCCGCCCGGGAAACCG harbors:
- a CDS encoding oligopeptidase A; the protein is MPIATDSRRSAATSGHSGSAANPFLDPAFAIRWSQHRPELIPPAIETALADARAAIDAIAALDSGGLTFENTFLALERATEPLHFAWGKVTHLQSVSDSPALREAHNAMLPKVSAFLAGIPLNNALWQRLKTFAASPAAAAVTGVYRRFLDETLADFRQAGADLPDAERARIEQIESELAGLTQKYSENVLDATNAWQLVIEDESRLAGLPAHALAAARQSALDKGFSHDPEGDADGKGAKPAWRFTLHAPSQEPVLTRADDEALRREVWTAASQVGAQAPHDNTALVQRILALRAGKARLLGKSHFPDLVLERRMAGSGAAALAFVEDMERRARPAFVRECEELEQFAGKTAGGRNRQAGAAGPLAPWSVPYFAEKLRQQRYTFDDEALRPYFEVGRVIAGLFELASRVFGLRIAEKKGARAIGGKSPCHEVEVWHPDVKFYDMHDRAGRHIGSFYADWHPRESKRGGAWMGYLVTGGPRPDGTRAPHLGYICGNLTPPSPGRPALLTHREVETIFHEFGHLLHHLLGEVPVKSLNGVNVAWDFVELPSQIMENWCWERESLDLFARHYETDTPIPDDLFEKMVAARNFRSACATMRQMQFAKMDLVLHLRADEFADGDLEAKARAVVADCMIPTEPPSPTIVRRFGHLFSDPVGYAAGYYSYKWAEVLDADAFTRFRREGLFSPEVGAQFVEHILSKGNSEPPADLFRKFMGRDPDPTALLERNGLAHAAG
- a CDS encoding molybdate ABC transporter permease; translated protein: MSETLHITLFTLAIALASTLLILPPGVALAWLLSRRAWPGKAVVETLVALPLVIPPVATGLILLKLFGRRSPLGSFLENTLGLEIVFTWKAVLIATAVMSFPLFVRTARVAFEEIDPRFNQVARTLGAGPWDAFFTVTLPLATRGLLAGSVLAFARALGEFGATIMIAGMIPGETITLALGIYHHVQLGRDAEATVLLVISIALAFVALWLSEKLVRKTIAT
- a CDS encoding molybdenum ABC transporter ATP-binding protein, whose translation is MSSAPVIQARFRVAYAGFTLDVDLDLPGRGVTALFGHSGSGKTTCLRALAGLEPAATGYLSVNGEIWQDSDRRHFLPTHRRALGYVFQEASLFPHLTVSQNLGYGRKRRRPLPGLPSPDFRGMIELLGIGHLLDRRPQSLSGGERQRVAIARALLASPRLLLMDEPLAALDHARKAEILPWLERLRDALDIPVLYVSHSPDEVTRLADHLVLLSAGRVIASGPLADTLARLDLPAGFFDDASVVIEGVVTAHDAAYNLSTLAFPGGQLHITRPAPEVTGHRLRVRIKAGDVSLTRERPAVTTIANILPATILTEAAAADPGHVLLGLDLGDGTRLSARITRHSRDRLGLAPGQQVWAQIKAVAVLA
- a CDS encoding transcriptional regulator; this translates as MSLVPRQETHSKIDAAYATLEERITSGRWEIGEVIPREGELAAELGCSRDTVSKAIARLVHAGLVERRTRAGTRVLRNTPLAAGGSGSAPVPAVELDAFAFIFPSKRHEGVRRVMNGFQDAADEAGRRVMMLSTGADYQKEAEFITRLQEFDVKGAVIYPALAKPEDILSLSQMLLASRYPIVLAEVNLPGFGRPAIVVDGFHAGYTMTKYLIGKGAKKIGFVSNYSWTTTMRDKYQGYHRALQEAGLPEPAKGVMMDPGMHPNFSDPLAEPTQIGRHYLAGGTDADAVVCADDYLAAGLATAARETGRRIPEDIKLGSLNECLTGHPFTSYRVPYEQMGREAFTLLDAVQQNPQSLPVSGEKQLQGAIIERTSA
- a CDS encoding molybdate ABC transporter substrate-binding protein, which translates into the protein MKHIRALARTLALTLALTLAATAGVTALAADLTVFAAASLSDALRELAPGYTRATGDKLRFNLASSGALTRQIREGAPADVIISADELRVDQLENGGLLLAGTRRTVLANTLVLVVAADRPAPVATMADLAKPEVRRVAFGDPATVPVGTYSKEYLGKLGLWDGLQSKTVFVDNVRAVLAAVEAGNADAGIVYKTDALISKKVKIAVEVPLAEGPSITYPAAVIKATKSPEASKKFAAWLSTPEAQAVFAKYGFLPPQ